From the Glutamicibacter halophytocola genome, the window GAGCGGGCAAACCACAGGGCATGCTTGCCATTGAAGGTTTGGGTGCCAGGGGCGAACCAGTGGGTGCGCACGGTGCTGTTGGGGTAGTACTTGCCGTTGTATGGAACCCAGCCGCCGGAATTGATGGTGACTCCGCCCAGGGCGTCGACAAACTGCTCAAATCCTGCCATGTCCACCATGACGTAGCCCTGCACGGGCAGTCCGGTAGTTCCTTCCAGGGCATCCATGGCCGCCTGCGCGCCTACATTCTTCACGGACGCCGGGAAAGCATCAGCATGCTCGTCAGCCGCGTTGCGGTAGATGGCATTGAAGATGCAATCGTTACCGCAGTTGTAGCCGTCGGGCCAGATCTTTTTCATTGGCGAGTCATCTGCAAAGCGCGCGCCTTGGAAGTTACGCGGCACCGAGATCAGCAGGGTCTTGCCGGTCTTGGCATCCACCGAAAGCAGTGCCACCGAGTCGGTGCGCACACCCTCTCGGTTGGATCCCGAGTCAGCGCCGAACACCGCGATGTTGTAACGGCCATCGATCGGGTCAAAAGCAGGTCCTTCATCGAAGACCGAGACAATGGTCTCGCGTCCGGTATTCAACAAGGACGCACCGTAGATGAACACGCCACTGGTGGCGACCACCGCGGCCAGCGTGAAAACGGTAACGATGGCGCGCATGCCGGGAGCCAGCATGCCGGGCCGAATGATTACCAGGGTATTGATGAACATGATGAACCAGCCGACAGCCAAGCTGCCGAGCACGATGATCAGGAACAGCTGGAAGTTCGGGTGCGCTACCCAGCCGAGGATGACCGACCGGTTGATGAAGTAGATTGCCAGGATGCCAAGAATGGCGACCCAGCACAGCATCGTAATGGAGACCGCAAGCCTTCCGAGCTTTCGATTGCCGGCAACCAGCTGAGCGCTGCCCGGGAAGAAGATGGTCAGAAGAACCAAGATCAGCGCACGTTTGCTGCGTTGCGGAGCGCTAATTGTCTCCGGCTGGCGCAACGGACTCGGTGCGCGGTGACTGGCAGAACCCATGTACTTGTTTGACTTTCCCTAGGAAGCGAAATTCTCGTTGGCTACTTCATCGCGCAGTGCAGCGCCCTTGGCGTGGGCTGACTCGCGCAGTGAATCTGCGAACTGAAGCAACTTTACCTGCAACGACTGTGCAAGCTCATCCGTTCCCGCGGCTAGGGTGCGCACCGCGAGCAAGCCTGCGTTGCGTGCACCGCCAATGGAAACAGTTGCGACGGGGACTCCTGCTGGCATCTGGACGATGGACAACAGAGAATCCATTCCATCAAGCTTAGCCAGTGGAACTGGAACTCCGATGACAGGCAGCGGAGTAACAGCTGCGAGCATGCCGGGCAAGTGGGCCGCGCCGCCTGCTCCAGCAATGATCACGCGCAACCCGCGCTCATGTGCCTTTTTGCCGTACTCGATCATCTCGGTTGGCATCCGGTGGGCGGAGACCACGTCGGCTTCGAATGGAATTCCGAACTCGGCCAGGGCCTGGGCAGCCAGGCGCATTACTGGCCAATCGGAATCCGAACCCATGACCAGGCCGACAAGAGGTGCTTCAGACATCAGATTTATCCTTGGTTGTGTCATTGGCAAGAGCCACTGCGCCGTTGCGCGCAGTGGCTCTTGCCGGAATATCAGGTTAGTTCTTGGAGTCGACGCCGTCGCGGATCAGCGCGGCAACTTTGTTTGCCTGCACGCGAAGTTCATCTACGGTTTGCCCGGCATTTGCCACCACGTTCACATGCCCGATCTTTCGGCCCGGGCGAACGGACTTGCCGTAGGCGTGCACCTTGACCTCGGGGGCCGCGGCCAGTGCAGCGCTGAATGCCGAGTAGAGGTCCTGGTTGGCGCCGCCGAGGTAGTTCTTCATGACGGTGACCCCCAGCTCGCGGGTGTCGCCCAGCGGAAGATCAAGGACGGCACGCAGGTGCTGCTCAAACTGGCTGGTGACCGAACCATTCATGGTCCAGTGCCCGGTATTGTGCGGGCGCATCGCCAATTCATTAATGACATAGCCGGCTCCCTGGCCGGGAGTCTCGAACAGCTCCGCGGCCATGACGCCGGTCACTCCGAATTCGTTGGCGATCCGCAGGGCCGCCTCGGCGGCGCTGCGTGCGGTGGCCTCGTCAAGGTCCTGGGCCGGGGCGATCACTTCGTCGCAGACCCCGTCAACCTGAATGGTGTGGACTACTGGCCAGGCTTTGGCTTCGCCGGAAGGGGTGCGCGCCACCAGGGCGGAGAGCTCACGGGAGAAGCCGACCTTGTCCTCGGCCAGCAATGGGCCGTTGGCAAACCAGTCGGCGGCGTCTTTGGCATCTTGGATGCTATCGAGCATGCGCACGCCCTTGCCGTCGTAGCCGCCCCTCGGGGTCTTGAGCACAATGGGCCAGCCGGTCTGTTCGCCGAAGCTGATCAGCTCCTCGACGTTCTCCACCTTGGCCCAGGCCGGGTTGGGAAGGCCCAAGCGTTCAATGGCCTCGCGCATCACCAGCTTGTCCTGGGCATGGATCAGTGCCGCGGGGCGAGGCTGGATATTGACACCCTCGTTGATCAGCGTGGTCAAAAATTCGTTGGGGACATGCTCGTGGTCAAAGGTGACTACGTCCTTGCCCTTGGCAAAAGCGCGCAGGGTATCGAGGTCCTTGTAGTCACCTACCGGTGCGTCAGGAACACTTCGGGCAGCCGAAACTTCAGGCCCTTCGGCCAGAATATGAAGTTCGAATCCTAGGTTCAGGGCCTCAGGGGCCATCATTCGGGCTAGCTGCCCGCCACCAATCACGCCAATTTTTGGAAAGCTCACGTTATCTAGGGTATCGAAAGCGCGGATCAGATTCGCATGCGAGATGTCTGATTACTCTCACAATTCGGACAATCCTCAGAAATTGGCGATAAAATAGCTAGATCGCGTGCTTCAAGTTGTACTTTGTGCGCCCTGTTACTGCTAGCCAGACGGGAATCTCATTCCCTGGAGGACCCTTGCTCGAACGCATCAAATCAAAAATTGCCGGACTCATCTCGCTGTTCTGGCGTGAAGTTGCGAAGTTCGGCGTCGTTGGTGGAGTCGCGTTCATCATTGACTCGGGCATCTATGTCTGGCTGCTGCATGGCTCAATGAGCGACTCGCAGGTCAAGGCAAAAATTATTGCCGGTGTCGTGGCAACCATTTTCTCGTGGGTGGCCAATCGCTATTGGACCTTCCGCCATCGCCGCCAAGCCAACGTGGTGCGCGAGCTGGTGATGTTCATCATCATGAATGCCATCGGCCTGGGCATTGCCGCAGCCTGTGTGTGGGTCACCAAATACTGGATGGGCCTGACCGACCCGACCTCGGTGTTCATCGCCGGTTCGGTGGTCGGTTTGATCCTGGGCACCATATTCCGCTTCTTCGCCTACCGGTTCTGGGTCTTTGGCAAGGAAATGGACCAGGAGGAAGAGTTCGCTCACGATCACGAACTTCTCGGACGGCCTAAAACCGATATCGGTGCGGCTGCGAATGGATCCACTGGTCCAACCGATACCGGTTCCACGCCGAAGGTCTTGCGCTAGCTGGCAGGCTCGTAGTCGAAACTGATGCGTTCGCCTTCACGCAGGCGCTCAGTGACTTCCACGCCGTCTTCCACAAGAACCACTGCATCACCGGCTGCCCACTGGCTCACCAGATAGGGGAGGAGGGGCAGCAGCGGTTGCTGTGCGCGCACCAGAATGGTGCCCCGTGCTGGAACGGAACTCCCAAAAAGCTCATTGAGCGTCATAGCAGAACCGCCAGTGGCGGCCAGTGCCGTTGCGGAAGAAGCAACAGCTGACGGGTAGAACTGGTCGCCATATGAACGCACCGAAGCATTAAAGTCCTCTGCGACGGGGCCGAGATCCGAGCCGAAGGACAGCGCGAGAGCTGCCGGGTTCACGGCGAGGATTTCACTGCTTGCGGGAATGCGTTCATCATTGGGTTCGGAGCTGATCCACAGCGCGGCATGAGCTGCGTCGCTGTGTTCGGCGTCAACGAGTGTAGCGCCATGGTGCAAAGCAGCCAGAGCGAGCACCACGGATTTCCAGTGCGGGGCGAGATCGATGACGACGGTGGTCTCTTCGTCGAGGTCAAAAAGATCACTGAGCAAATTGGCGCTTTTAGCTACCCAATTGTCAAAAACTCGACCGGAGAGCTCGATGCGCTCACCGCTCAGTGAATGCCACGTCAGCCACGGCGAGGCCGAGGCCCGTCGCGGTGCAAGTAGATCCTCCACGAAAGTTCGTTGTGGTTGAATGCTGCTCATTGAACGTCCTTTGAAATTAGATACTGAGAATTCACCGAGAATTCAAGCAAGTGAAGACTCGCCCGTCTCATCTGCCTGTTTTGACGGCGTGTTGTGCCGAGAGTTTCCTGAGAAGTCTTCTTAGAATGACCTCCCCACTTGACTCTAGCGGAGTTACACGGATGTAATTAGAGTGTGAGTCCGGCAGGATCCCTCACATTCTCTAGATTGATGGAATAAATGCTGCCGGATGGGTAGGGACCATAGATGGCCCAATCCACTCAAACCAATCGAAAGGTCAACATCACCATGGCGAATCTGGAGCAGGGGTACTCCGAATTTTCGACCTCGGCTGTTGCGTCCGCTCAGTACGGGCTCGAAGACGCACCGTCTGACTGGTTTGTCGACCCTCAAGCCGGTGAGTCCGCACGTGTTGCAGTAGCAGCCGATCTGGAGACCGCGGCCGACAACTATCTCAAAGAGCACGACGCGGAACTGGACGCTGAAGAAATTCCTTCAGTTGGTTCCTGGGCGCCGGAGCTCGATGAGGACGATGAAGTACGCGACACCATCAAGGCAGTATGGCTCGGTGTTGGCGGCGAAGTTGATGAAGGCGAACTGGGCTGGCAGGCCCGCGCGCTGTGCGCGCAAACTGACCCTGAAGCGTTTTTCCCTGAAAAGGGCGGCTCGACTCGCGACGCGAAACGTGTCTGCGGCGCATGTGTTGTCCGTTCTGAATGTCTAGAATATGCCTTGAGCAATGATGAGCGCTTCGGCATATGGGGAGGGCTCTCAGAGCGCGAACGTCGCCGTCTACGGAAACGAGCAATCTAATTCGTCCGCCAATTCACGTCACCGCCATCGTTGCTTCGCACGATGGCGCTGACTTTTTACCACGCACCTTAGCCGCGCTGCGCAACCAGTCCCGGCCTATTGAACGATTTGTCGGAGTCGATGCTTCTTCCTCCGATGCTTCCCTGGAGGTGCTCCAAGCCAATCTGCCTTCCAACGCAGCCCTGCTGGTAGCCGAGGAAGGGTCCTTGGGCCTGTCTCTGGAATTGGCCGTTTCACAACTGCCAGAAGCTCGGCAAGACCGTGACGAATGGCTTTGGATCATCCACGATGACTCCATGCCGGCGCCCGATGCACTTGAACACCTGACTCGTGCCGTTGAAGCATCCGAGTCCGTGTCCATCGCCGGATGCAAGTTGTTGGATATCGACAACCCCCGGCACCTGGCCGAAGTCGGCCTGAGCGTAGACCGCAAGGCCCAGCGGCTGACCATGATCGATACCGACGAAGTCGATCAAGGGCAGTACGACGGCCGCAGCGATTACTTTGCCGTTTCCTCGGCGGGCATGTTCATCCGGCGCGAAGTATTCGAGGACCTCGGCGGATTTGATCCTGCCATTCCGGGCCGTGGCGACGACGTGGATTTGTGCTGGCGAAACCGCCTGGCCGGGCACCGCGTAGTAGTGGTTCCGATAGCAAAGATGTACCACCAGGTCGAGGTTGTCGACTCCCTGGCTGGACCGCGCGAAGCGAAGCGTTCAGAAGTTTTCCAGCGCTTGAAGTTCGCCTCGCCGCTGGCATTGCCGTTCTTGTGGGTCGGCCTGCTCCTTGGAGGCATTGGCCACTTCTTGCTGGCCCTGCTCGCCAAGGATCCTGGCCATGGATTCAGCCACCTCGGTGCCGTCCTGCGTGGCCTGTTTACCCCAGGCAAGCTGGCGGCCTCGCGCCGCAATGTCGCACAGATTCGCCAGATTCCGCGCCGGCAGGTACGCAAGCTGATGACCTCGGCGGCCCAGGTTCGCGAATACCGCCGCAACCTGACTACCGGTCGCGACGACACTGAAGTCTATGGCGACGGCAGCGGCGCCGACGCCATGGTTGAGCCAAGCGGCGACAACTTCTCGGACTTCGTCCGCATCGCCCGCCCACCACGCACCACTGCGGTGCTCTCCTTGATCCTTGCCCTGTTGCTTTCGGCAGCTGCCTCGCTGATTGCCTGGCGCAATGTGCTCGGCGCTTCGGCCCTCTCCGGCGGCGCCTTGCGCCCGTTCTCGCAGAGCACAGAGGAAATCGGCGCCAATGCGCTGTCGTGGTGGCAAAGCATCTCCACCGGAGCGGGCGCGCCGCCAGATAATTCGGACGTGCTGTTCTGGCTCTTCTCGCTGGTCACGTTTGGCCACGCGAATCAAGCATCGCCCTACTTGTTCCTCGCCGCCATGCCGCTTGCCGCGCTGTCCGCCTGGTGGGGTATCGGCGCGGTGAGCCGCTCGCGCGCCGTGCGATTCTTCGCAGCACTTATTTGGGCGTTCCTTCCATCGCTGGGCTCCTCCTTGGCATCGGGCCGAATTGGCTCGGCCATGGTGCACATTCTCCTTCCGGTCTTTGTGCTCGCTGTCATGCGTTCCGTGAACGCACAGGTAGCCGTTGAAGGCGCCAAGCCCAAAACCCCCAAGCAGCAATCCGTATCCGCATGGACCGCATCAGCGTCTGCCGCCTTGCTGCTCTGGGCCATTTCCGCCGGCTCAATGGCATTCTTCCTGACCGCAACCGTGCTGGTCTACGCGCTGGCTCTCTCCTCGCTGCGCCGAGCTCGCAGCCTGTGGTGGATCCCGTTGCCTGCTGTGGTGTGGAACCTTCCTCTGCTGGTTGCCGCACTGGGCGACCCGCGCCTGTTGTTCACCGAGCCCGGTGCTGCGACAGCGTTTTCGCCTGCGTCGCCGTGGCAGATGCTGCTGGGCTTCCCGGAAGCATTTAACCCGGCGGTCGGCCTGGTGGGCTGGGACATCCTGCCAGCCGGTCCATGGGCGCTCGTAGCAGCCCTGCTGGTCGGCGCCCCGGTCATTTTCATGGCCGTTTTTGGCACGCTGAGCTCCGCATTCAGCGTCAATGCCGTCATGCGCCGGAACTCGCGGCGGCTGCTGTGGGGCGCCGTGATCGCTGTGGCCGCTGGATGGGCTGTTGGCTTCGTCCCGGTCACCATGGATTCGCACACTGCGGTCACCGCCTACACCGGTCCGTTTGTTTCCTTTGCGGTTTTCGCGTTGATCGCCGCCGCGGCGAACGCTTTGGCCGCATTGCGGCACGAGGACAAGCCGCGCGCTGTCCGCGCAGGCGCACCCCGCTTGGCCTTGGCCTTGACAGCTGCGCTCAGCGTGGTGGCCGTACTGGCCTCCGGCTCGGTGCTCCTGGCGACTCAGCTGAATCCAGCTGCCGCATCGGAATCCATGGCCAAGCTGGTGAACACCCAGCAGGTTGGCTCCTCGCAGCCGCGCACCCTGCCGGCTACAGCAGCGGATGCGGGCCGTTCGGAATTCCAGGAGCGCACCCTGGTGCTCAGTCCGCGGTCTTCCGGCGAAATCGATAGCCAGCTGGTCTCCGGCTCCGGTGAAACTCTCGATAGCATCAGCCGGTATTCGCAGGTCAAGCAGCTTCGGGGAAGCATGCTGGATCCAGAACGCAACGAAAGCTCCATTACCGCATCGGTGCAGAGCAAGGCCGTAGCCATGCTGCTTTCCGAATCGGCACTCGATTCCCGCAAGTCCCTGCGTGAGTTGGGCATCGGCTACATCGTGTTGAACGAAACCGGCGAATCGGTTCCGGCAACCGTACGCGCCCTTGACTCTGCTACCGGATTGGCCGCCGTGGGACAAACCGACAGCGGATGGCTCTGGCGTGTGGACTATGGAACCTCAGCCGGCGCCGAAGGCACCGGTTTTGCCCGCATCGTCGGCGAGGACGGCGCGGTCACCGTGCTTCCTGCCAGCCGCGGCAAGATCAGCAAGGTGCAGATCCCGGCTTCCGATTCGGAACGCACCCTGGTTCTGGCCACGGCAGCAGATCCGAAACTGCGGGCAAGCATCGACGGCGAGCAACTGCGCTCCGTGGCTTACCCGGAGGATTCGGAGACCCGCTGGGCACAGGCCTTCGAGATTCCAGCAGGCGGCGGCGAACTGTCGCTGTCGCACAAGGAAGCCATGGCAATGCCTTTCTTGATTCTGGCTTGCGTCGTCCTGCTGATTACCGTGTTGCTGGCCATTCCGGTGCCAAGCTCGCGGCGTTTCGCGAACTACCGCAATAGCGAGTACCGGTTCCGCGAACCCCGCGCAGAGGACGAAGCACTGGCTGACGCCTCTGAGGTTCTCGCCGCGGCCGAAGTGCACAGCCCCCCTGCGGCCACTGGCATGCTTCCACAGAGCCGACGCGAAGCCCGTGAACGGGCCAGCGAGATCCGAGACAACTTGACCCCGAAGCTCAACGACCGGATATCGGGCGATGACGCCGAGCAGGAGAAGAAGTAGTGAGCGACGAGAAGAACGTGAACTCAGCGGATTCTGCTGACAAGCCTGCCGAACAGGTACCCGCGCCAAAGCCAGCGGCCAGCTCCCAGGGCGCTGCAGGATCCGGGGAACAGGTATCCGCGGCGCTCTCGCGTGCCGAGCAAAAAGCCGCCAAGGCCAAAGCCAAGGTTGATGCCAAGCTCGAGAAAGCACGGGCCAAGGAAGCGCAGCTGCGTGCCAAGGCCGACGCCAAGAATGCGGCCAGGGAACAGAAGTCCCTGGAAGCCGAGCAGGAATCGGCGGCCAAGGCCGCGGCAAAGGCCCAGAAGAAGAACGCATCCCCAGCACCTGCCAAGCCCGGGGCCGAGCCAGCCCCGGCAGTTGAGCCAGCCACTGCTGGCTCGGCAAAAACCGGCCAGGCCGATCAGGGCAGCAAGGCCGAAGCCGAAGAGAAATCCGGGCCATCGGGCAACAGCCAGCCAAACGCCACCACGGCTGCGGCCGGTGCGCCCGAGGCCAAGCCGGAAGCAAAAGACCAGCCGGCCCAGGCAGCCCAGCAAAATTCTGCTGTCGCGCATCCGGCTCATAAGAGCACCGACCCAGCAGCACCAGCTGTGCCCGCGGCAGCTCACGAGCCCAAGGCCGCCCACAAGGCCGAGCCCGAACAGGCTGCCACGCCGGAGAAGCAAAAGCCGGCGGAAAGCAGCAAGGACGCGGCGGCAGACAGCCCGACTGCAAAAGCTGCCGAAGACGCTGGAACGGCAGCAGCTTCGGCTTCGCCATCGACGGAGGCTGCTTCGAAGGAACCTGCGCCGATAGCCAAGGAACCAGAAAACGCCAAGGCCGCCAAGCGCCGCCGCAAGCTGGAAAAGATTCGCGCCGCAGAGGCGGCTAAGGAAGAGCAGGCTCAACAAGCCCAGGCCACCGAAGCTGGCATTGCCAGCGAATCCGCAGCCGGCAGCGTGAACGCACGCCGCAAGAAGCTGGACAAGGCGCGAGCTGCTGCCAGCAAGGATGCTGCCACCGCATCCACCCGCAAGAAAACTGGTGCAGTGCTGTTGAGCCTGGCCGCTGTGCTTGCCGCCAGCGCCGCAGTGGGCGCAGGATCCCTGGTTGCCCCTAAGGCTGCTGAAAAGACCCTGCCGGCCGCGGTGACCAATCTGCCAGCCGGCGATGCCAGCAGCGTCTGCGCGCCCACCCCGAAATTGCTGAAGGGCGTTGACGGAACAGATCCGCAATTTGCCGCGGGCGGCAAGGAAATCTCCAGCAACCTGCGCAGCATCGCCGTCTCCGACTTGGCAAAGCGCATCCCGGGATCATCCTTCGCCAAACTCGATGGAACCTCGGAACGGCCGCTGACCGAGCGCATCGCAGAAGCCCAGGCGCTTGAAGCCCGCGGATCGGATGATGATGGCCAGACCGGGCGCACCAGCAAGGTCTCGACGGTTAATGGCGTCGACGACGCCCAGGTGTACTCGCTGCAGCCGCTGGGCGGCCTGGCCTCTGAAGGCAGCGCCCTGCGCAGCTACCAGGCCAAGGACGGCGACCTGGCGGGCTTGGCGACGGGCACCTGCCAGGCGCCGGCATCAACCTGGAGGTTCACCGGACTGCAAACCAGCACCGGTTCCACCAGCGTGATGAACCTGGCCAATCCGACGCATACCACGGCCCAGGTTTCCTTGCGCCTGCGCGGGCCCGAAGGCCTGATCGACACCCCGACCCTGCAGAGCATCGTGTTGGCGCCAGGGGAGAGCCGCGCTCTCGTACTTGGCGGCTACGCCCAGGATATGGACTCGGTCTCTGCCGAGGTCACCAGCCTTGGCGGCAAGATCACCGCGTCGGTGCAGCAGGCTGCCCTGCGCGGGCTGACCCCATCGGGAGTCGATCTCGTGGCAGCCAACGCCTCGGCCTCGAACACCCAGGTGATTCCCGGTGTTTGGATTGACGAGAAATCGAATTCCGATGCGCTGAGCAAGGACGATGGCACTTTGGTTCCGCAGCTGCACGTCTCGGCCACAGGTTCCTCCGGTGCCGGATACAAGGTCAAGGTGCTCGGCAAGGACGGCGAAGTAGCTGCCAGCTTCGATGACAACCTTGCCGTATCCTCCAATGCCACCGGCGTGCAGAGCCTGAAGCAGCTGGCAAGCGGCTATTACACCATCGTGGTTGAATCGGATGCTCCGGTGACCGCAGCGGTGCGCATGGTCCGCGGCAGCGATCCGAAGGACTCCTCGGATACCGCATGGGCCGCCAGTTCCAACGTGCTGGCCGGAACCCAGGCCATGCCGCTCTCGGCCAATGGGACCGGAAAATTCGCTTTGGCCGCTGTTGATTCCGACTCCACCGTGGAAGCCACCGTGGTGGGCAAAAATGGCAAGCTCAACAAGGTCAAGAAGTTGGCGATCAACGCCGGCTCCAGCATCGTCTTCGACCCGAAAACCGTTGCGGATGACGCACAGGCTGTGATTTTCTCAACCGACGCGAACACGTATATTGGACAGCTGACCCTGGGTTCTGAACGTTCTATTGCCTGGGCTGCCATGCCCCAGGCCAATGCCGGTCGCGACGGCATCGTGGTGAATATCGGCGGGTAGCCTCCCGCCACCAAGGAATAGTTTTATGGTTACCCCCTTCGGCTGGCTTGCCAGCCGAATCTCACTGGAGCGCCGCAGCTTGCGCGCGGCCAGCCTGACCGCAATGATTGCCGCCATCTTGATCATCGTTGGCGGCGGTGTCGTGCGCGTGACCGGTTCGGGCCTGGGCTGTCCCGACTGGCCGGCCTGCACCGACGGGTCGTTGGCGCCCACGGCGCAGATGGGCATTCATGCGACCATCGAATTTGCCAACCGGTTGCTCACCACGGTGCTCTGCGCTGCGGTGGGATGGGTGATCATTGCCGCTCGCCTGCAGCGCGAACCGGTGCCAGCCATTACCCGCTGGGCCTGGGTGCAGTTTTGGCTCGTGGTGCTCAACGCCGTGATCGGCGGGGTCACGGTGTGGGTGAAGCTCAATCCCTTCATGGTGGCAGGGCATTTCCTGGCTGCTACATTGCTGCTCACGGCCGCGGCCATCACCTGGGACAAGACGCAGAACCTGATAACCGGGGAGCATCCGGCCAGCACCGGCAAGCTCAAGGCCCTTGGCACCATCATGCTTGCAGCCAATGCCGTATTGGTCATCGCAGGCACCGCAGTAACCGGCTCCGGACCGCACGCCGGGGACTCGGCCGACGTGCCGCGCATGGGCTTTGACTGGCTGGGCATTACAGTTTTCCACGCCTTGGTGGCGGTGCTGGCCCTGGCAACGGTGGTGGTCATGTGGCGCACGGCGAATCAGCAACAACTAGCCAGCGTGTCCCGCAAGGCGAAAATGTATGTGCTGGTCTTCGCCGGGCAGGGCCTGATCGGCATCGTCCAGGCGCTCACGCACCTTCCCGAGCTATTGGTGGTCTGCCACCTGGTCGGTTCTGCGCTGGTCTGGATTGGCGCGATACGCCTGCTGCTGGCCAGCCATGCACCGCAGCGCTCGGCCGCCGCGGCGGCTCACTCGTAATCAGGGTCGTCGGGGAAATACGACGGGTCGATCTCGTTGATTGGCTTGACCCACAGCTGGGACACCTCGTGCACCACGCATTGATGGACCAGGTCCAGCAGCTCTCCAGGGCTGTCGGCAATCTGCTCGATGGGCAGGCGGAAAATGATGATTTTTGCTCGCTCGCTGGCGGTGGCCGCCACGGAGGACGCCAGCGGGATCCGGTCACCAACGGCCTGGGCCTGGTTGATGAGAGTGTCGCTGGGAACCGGCTCGATCAAGAAGTCGATAAGCTCAATCTTCTGCGGCCAGCGCTCGGAAAGCCGCTGGGCACTGGCCATCACTGCGTCATCGAACCGCTCTTGCCTGCCTCGGTAGGCAGGAAGATGCATCGGCAGCAACGGCCCGCGGCGCCCCCGGCCGTGGCGATTGCGCCGCGGCCCGCTGGGCTGATTCGGCACCTTGGAGTTCATCACCCCAGCCTATCGCCCCGGATGGCCTCTGGCCGCGCATCGGCCCGTAAACACCGCTAGATCCCCGGTTAGCGCCAATGGCACGAGTAGAATGGGAACCGTGGAAGGTCTTCGTCTTTGTTCTCGCCCAGCTTGCCGTGAAGCAGCTCGTGCAACCCTCACCTACGTATACGCGGATTCAACTGCTGTACTGGGTCCGCTCGCGACCTATCCGGAGCCGCACTGCTACGACCTGTGCGCGCGGCACGCCAATCGCCTGACCGTCCCCAGCGGCTGGAACCTGATTCGCGGAGCCATGCCGGATGTGCTGGAGCCCGAAGACGAACTGAATGCGCTGGTGAATGCGGTGCGCGACAAGCAGCCGGCGGCCCGCGAGCCGCGGCACGCCTCAACTTCCCCGGTGGATTCGGTGCGTGCTCGCGAAAACCGCGGCCAGCGCTTTGACTCTCGTGTGCGCCTGGCCGTTTTGCCGGATAAGGAACAGTAAGTACCGTTCCAAGAACTTTTCCCAGCACTTCGCGCCTGTGTCTTAGCCGAAACATGTTTTAGGTGTGGTAATCCGTCGCAAGAGCCTTTCGGGTGGATATGCTGAAGGCGCGTGAGCCCTTCGAGGCTTGCCAATTACCCCAAAACATCACACCATCGCGCGAATTGCAGGAGGTCTGCTCATGGCTGAGGCGGCGAAAAACCCTTCCGGAGGGCAAGGAAATGCGGGCCAGCCCGCATCGGCTGGCCCGGAAGGCGCGCCAAGTCCCAAGGCATCCCTGAGCCAAAAGGCCGAGGAGCTGGCAGCGCGTTTGGAAGCCCACAAGAACCAAGCGCAGGCTGAGGCGGCCAAGGAAAC encodes:
- the purE gene encoding 5-(carboxyamino)imidazole ribonucleotide mutase — encoded protein: MSEAPLVGLVMGSDSDWPVMRLAAQALAEFGIPFEADVVSAHRMPTEMIEYGKKAHERGLRVIIAGAGGAAHLPGMLAAVTPLPVIGVPVPLAKLDGMDSLLSIVQMPAGVPVATVSIGGARNAGLLAVRTLAAGTDELAQSLQVKLLQFADSLRESAHAKGAALRDEVANENFAS
- a CDS encoding GtrA family protein → MLERIKSKIAGLISLFWREVAKFGVVGGVAFIIDSGIYVWLLHGSMSDSQVKAKIIAGVVATIFSWVANRYWTFRHRRQANVVRELVMFIIMNAIGLGIAAACVWVTKYWMGLTDPTSVFIAGSVVGLILGTIFRFFAYRFWVFGKEMDQEEEFAHDHELLGRPKTDIGAAANGSTGPTDTGSTPKVLR
- a CDS encoding 5-(carboxyamino)imidazole ribonucleotide synthase encodes the protein MSFPKIGVIGGGQLARMMAPEALNLGFELHILAEGPEVSAARSVPDAPVGDYKDLDTLRAFAKGKDVVTFDHEHVPNEFLTTLINEGVNIQPRPAALIHAQDKLVMREAIERLGLPNPAWAKVENVEELISFGEQTGWPIVLKTPRGGYDGKGVRMLDSIQDAKDAADWFANGPLLAEDKVGFSRELSALVARTPSGEAKAWPVVHTIQVDGVCDEVIAPAQDLDEATARSAAEAALRIANEFGVTGVMAAELFETPGQGAGYVINELAMRPHNTGHWTMNGSVTSQFEQHLRAVLDLPLGDTRELGVTVMKNYLGGANQDLYSAFSAALAAAPEVKVHAYGKSVRPGRKIGHVNVVANAGQTVDELRVQANKVAALIRDGVDSKN
- a CDS encoding LCP family protein; translation: MGSASHRAPSPLRQPETISAPQRSKRALILVLLTIFFPGSAQLVAGNRKLGRLAVSITMLCWVAILGILAIYFINRSVILGWVAHPNFQLFLIIVLGSLAVGWFIMFINTLVIIRPGMLAPGMRAIVTVFTLAAVVATSGVFIYGASLLNTGRETIVSVFDEGPAFDPIDGRYNIAVFGADSGSNREGVRTDSVALLSVDAKTGKTLLISVPRNFQGARFADDSPMKKIWPDGYNCGNDCIFNAIYRNAADEHADAFPASVKNVGAQAAMDALEGTTGLPVQGYVMVDMAGFEQFVDALGGVTINSGGWVPYNGKYYPNSTVRTHWFAPGTQTFNGKHALWFARSRDFTDDYHRIKRQQCLQQAIIKQFTPQTILTNFTSIMSAGEQLVETNIPAGQLGSFVSLAEKVSSQPMARLTLGAPDFERSFSTYPDFDKLQERIRTLIAKQSESEKKKTEKSDSSKKSEDSSKASESPKSSESEESTEESADTTDINNAPKLSGGGDQEFTQPDGSPITEEYLVQLEMAGYNTRISQIAANNDECSVP
- a CDS encoding TIGR03089 family protein → MSSIQPQRTFVEDLLAPRRASASPWLTWHSLSGERIELSGRVFDNWVAKSANLLSDLFDLDEETTVVIDLAPHWKSVVLALAALHHGATLVDAEHSDAAHAALWISSEPNDERIPASSEILAVNPAALALSFGSDLGPVAEDFNASVRSYGDQFYPSAVASSATALAATGGSAMTLNELFGSSVPARGTILVRAQQPLLPLLPYLVSQWAAGDAVVLVEDGVEVTERLREGERISFDYEPAS
- a CDS encoding WhiB family transcriptional regulator codes for the protein MANLEQGYSEFSTSAVASAQYGLEDAPSDWFVDPQAGESARVAVAADLETAADNYLKEHDAELDAEEIPSVGSWAPELDEDDEVRDTIKAVWLGVGGEVDEGELGWQARALCAQTDPEAFFPEKGGSTRDAKRVCGACVVRSECLEYALSNDERFGIWGGLSERERRRLRKRAI